The genomic stretch gagagagacagagtgtgtgtctgtctgtctgtctgtctgtgtgttgGCAACACGTGGGGAGATGGGTAATAGCTAAAGGGCTATTGTGAAGTCCTGTGGTCTGTcccagacagagagaaagagagagagagacagagagagacagagtgtgtgtgtgtgtgtgtgtctgtctgtctgtgtgttgGCAACACATGTGGGGAGATGGGTAATAGGTGAAGGGCTATTGTGAAGTCCTGtggaccagagagagagagagtgagtgtgtgtgtgtctgtatgtctgtgtgttggCAACACATGTAGGGAGATGGGTAATAGGGGTAATAGGTGAAGGGCTACTGTGAACTCCTATGGTCTGTCCCTGGCTTGCCTTGTCATTTCTTCACCATATAGAGCTTTTGGTCACCGGGCACgatgactcactcctgtaatcccagcactttgagaggcagaggcgggcagataacttgaggttaggagtttgaaaccagcctggccaacatggcaaaaccctgtctctatcgaaaaatataaaaagtagccaggcatggtggcgcacacctgtaatcccaactaaggcaggagaatcacttgaactcaggaggtgaaggtggcagtgagctgagatcatgccgctgcactccagcctaggggacagagcaagactccatctcaaaaaaaaaaaaaaaaaaatagcttttggTCTAGGCCTCTGCCTCCTCAACCCTCATTATCTCATCCCACGAGCCCATTCTTCAGACAAGGAAACCTGAGGCTGCCTTCTGCAGCCAGGCCCACAATCCCACTTACCCCTCCTCCCTGAATCATGCTTCTGGGGCCCTTCTGTTGGATTTTGCTGACCCTACTCAAGGGCTCTCAATGACGAGTAACTCCCTGATCCTAGTCAGGGGGACGGCAAGTTAGTCAGAACCTCATGTCCCACTCAaactggacaattttttttttttttttgagacggactttccctctttttgcccagactggagtgcaatggcacagtctccactcactgcaacctccgcctcccgggttcaagcgattctcctgcctcaccctccagagtagcttggattacaggcccccgcctacacgcccagctaatttctttatgtaattttagtagagacggggtttcaccatgttaaacaggctggtcttaaactcctaacctcaggtgattcgcctgtcttggcctctcaaagtgctgggattacaggcatgagccatcgcacctggccatcAAGCTGGAAAATTTTAAGGTCTGTTTCTTTCCCAATGTAGAGTAAAGCTGCGATGTCATCCCCCGACCCCACACTGTTTTCTACCAGAGTTCTCATACTGTGACTTTGTATAAAATGGTTTGGAAGCTGGACccaccctgtgtgtgtgtggttgccCTGAGCCCACAGAAAGACACCTCCAGAGTGCGGATTGAGAAGCCTTTATTGTGGGAGGATCGGGGTGTCCGAGGGCCCCGGGAGTCGGGATGGACTTGGAAGGCTGGGGGGAGGGGCCTTTGAGGAAGAGGAGGCCTGGAAGCGGGGGTCATCACAGGTCAAGGGGTGGTCCTTGGGACCCCCGCAGTCAGTGGTGCTGCGGCGGCAGAGTGCACATTGACAGCTGAGAGCCACGGCGTAGGAGACCACGGGGTTCACGCCGCGCAGGCAGCCAGGGAGCCGGATGGACTCGAAGCGCACATCGCGGTAGTTGCACACCACCTGAGGCAGGGCCGGCAGGACCCCCTGCAGCACGCGGGTCTGGAAGCCGTGTGAGTGGGGGAATGAGCATGTGCCTGGGGCCAGCGCCTCAGCTGAGCTCCCCAGCTGCCCCCACAGGTCTCAGACTCAGGAGTCCAGGAAGCCCTCTGTTCCTGCCCTCCCACACCCCATTCCGCAGCCCCTGACCAGAGAGGCAGACCACCCTTCCTCCCCCACTGCCTCTGTGGGTCTGGCCCTGAGGTGGCAGCACCTGCCCCGGCCCCGGGCAGCTCACCATGGTGGGGCAGTAGCCGGCACAGATGGTGGTGGTGACGGTGATGCACACGGGGCAGCCCTCCTTCTCGACAGCCAGGGTGGCATTGATGGGGCGGCACCGTGGCCGAAGCGGCTCCTTGGATGCCCATGTCCCGCCCATgctcagcagcagcaacagcagcagccccTGGGACAAGGACACTGCTTCACCCGGGTATGAGACCGCAGCCCCGAGCCCTGGCCTTCCCATCCCGCGTGGTACACCACCCACAAAGACCCAGAGACCCTTCCCGGCATCTCCTATTCAGGACCCACCACCCCGACACCTGCCTTTCAGAGCCCACCCCACAGCCCAGAGGACCTGAGATACCCCAACATTTCAGATCCCCACCCTCAGGAACTGCCCCACCTGAAGCTTACTGGGGGTCACGCTCCTCCAGAAAGAGGCCTCCTTCCACAGCTCACGCTGGTCTGCCCCTTCTCATGCCAGTGATGGCCTGGAAGGAGGTGGAAGGTGCCCAGGGGCCCTGCAGTCTTTCCTGGAACATCTCCATCTTTGGTGCCTGGAAATGTGGATCTACCCTACCTTTGACATGTCTCTCTCTTAGCGGGATATCCTCCGCAAGCACTGGGAATGTGGACATGGAAAGTAAATTGAGTCTCCGTGGGGGAGTGAGACAGGGAGTGAGGGGTGTTGGACGCGGCACGGGAACCCGGCCGGAGTCAGCGGACCCAATTGGCTGCTCTCTCTCTCAGATacagttccccttcctccctccagggggCGCCACGGAACACAGGGCCCTCACTGGCCCTGGGGACTGGGTGACGTCGGGGGAGAGCCTCTTGTGATTGGCTCCATCACCCTGCGTAAGGTCAAAGGCAAGAAAGGACAGGCCCGACACGCGGAGCCATTGTGTCTCTGGCCGATTGCGCCGGCCCTCGGGCCCTCAGGGAGGCGAGGGTGCGAGGGCCtcgagttcgaggccaacctggtccACATTGgtaggacaaaaaaaaaatttttttttatcgtTCCCTATATAACAACAAACCATACAGGGAGGACGCCTTGataggaagaaatgacatcttcctaagtgtttttaaattacttcaatgtatctttttttggggggtgggagacggagccttgctcggTCCTCGGGGGACCTCCCTGCCTCTCAGCCATGGCGGTTGTCACCTGTGGTAAACAGAATGGCGGGAGCAAGTGGGATGTCCCACTActcgggctgaggcaggagaatcacaggaacctaggaggtggaacCTCCTCGCCCAGGAGGGGCGCGGCTTCGGACTTAGTTTCTGCCCAATGAGAGAGGGCCTCCCCGTGACTGTGCTGCCAGGTTAGCCACTTGACCCTGGTGCCCCCAACGAGGGATTCAGCCCGAGCCCCACCTCTCCCTTAGGGACCTCCGCCCACTCTACTCTCAAGCCAGGATGCCCGGAGCGGTCCCCGGAAATGCGTGTGCTTCAGGTGATTTAACTGATTATTGAATAGGCCCGCAGGAGGTGTGTCCTGCCCCCGAGGCCGCAGCCTCGGAGGACATTATCTGGACTTAGTCCCTTCCCCGCGATGCCATCAAGCTGGACAATTTTAAGGTCTGTTTCTTTCCCAATGTAGGGTATAGGTTGGCACAGGGAAGAGGGCTAGAAACCTGACTTGAGCTCCCCGCCCAGGGCTGAAGTGTGCAGCATCTTGATCACTTCTCATTCAACCTTGCTTATACTCCCCGTGTGATCGGTAGCTCTTCATCTCAAAACAGAATATTCTAAGCCAACCCCTGCCTGCTCTCACCAAGTAAGATTTCTCATTTGAACCCCAGCTCCCAGATACTTAAAGGCCTTCCGTAGACCATGTCCTCAAGGTCCCCTGGCGATCTGCTTGCATGTTCCAGTTTCTCTCCTCCCCCATGCACATCGTGAAATGTGCCCTCCCACTCCCCAGGATGAGCAAGGTGGTGTCCTCTGTGACTGAGCAGTCAGCAACTTAACACCAAAGGTCACCAATGATCAAATCCATGAGAATTGATCCGAGGAGTTATGTATTAGGGCTATGAAAGAGAAAACACTCAGTAAAtagtggctattattattatcatcatcatcatgattacCCTCAAGTTCCCCCGGGAGAGCTCCTAGTCAACCTTCAAAACCCCACATTGTCGCACCCATCCTACAGAGATTGAGCTCAAATTCAGAGAGTTGTGATTTTGCGATGATTTGATGAGTTCCCCAACTGGGGTCCGTCCGTAGAGCAGCTGGGCCAACCCTGAGGTCTCTCAGcatccagctctgttctttttctgCCTGACCAGTTCCTGGGTATAAGTCTCAGGCCCGGCCAGTCCGGCTGAGGAGTGTGCAGACACAGGCAGTGCCAATTTGAATCCATCGCCAGTCCACACGGCCCTGGGCATCAGCGGTCAATGCCCGCACATAGGACTGCTTGGCCTTGCACTCAGACACCCAGTGCCCCCCGGTCCACACCCCGGCGGCAGCCCCTCCACCTACCCCGGGCCACCTTCTTCAGAGTTATCGGCCTTGAAGCAGGTGACAAAGAAGTGTTGGCGGAGGGAACTGCCGCCAGCTGCAGGCACCTCGCCCAACACCTCCACCTCGAGCACAACCAAGTCCACAGCGGTCCGGGGGTCTGTCACCCAGCCAGTGACTGCATTGCACACGGCCAGCTCACCCTGATGACTCGCCGGTGAAGTATCGCTGACCCCTCGCTGGCTGCGGTTGGCCCGGGTGCCTGCTGACTCCCAAAAGGCCCCAGTCTCCAGCAGGAAGAGCAGAGGGGCCCGGCAGCGGCACCCCTAGACAGGACCACTCGGGGGAAAAGAAGGTCCCACTTTGTAGTAGGAAAAGGGGACAATGTCAAGGGTGGGGGTTAGGACTCCATTGACACACTGGGGAGGAAGAAAATGAGGGGGATGCAGAGGGAGCCTGGGGGAGCGGGAGCATCTCTCAGAGCACATGGAAACAGGGAAAAGGAGGCTGGGATTAGAGAAGAGGATAAACACTTCAGTGGGGACAGAAGTTTGGAACCCCAGGGGAGGCCTGCCTGCCAGGATTATGGGGAAGCCCTTGCTCTAGAAGTTTGGGGGACTCCATGTACAGGACTTGCATCACACCCAACTTGtagattaataataaatattcaacaaCTACAGGTCAGgcactatggctcacacctgtagtcccagcactttgggaggctgaggcgggtggatgacttgaggtcaggagttcgagagcagcctggccaacactgtgaaataaCATCTCTACTgataataccaaaattagctgggcgtggtgctgcgctcctgtaatcccaccactttgggaggccgaggcgggcggatcatgcgctcaggggatcgagaccttcctggctaacacggtgaaaccccgtctctactaaaaatacaaaaacttatctGGGCTTGgtcgtgggcccctgtagtccaagctacttgggaggctgagacaggagaatggagtgaacctaggagggggagcttgcagtgagcagagattgcgccactgcactccagcctccacgacagagcgagactccatcgcaaaaaaaaaaaaaaaaaaaagaaagaaagaaaagaaaacagggtgGAGATGGAGGATGACCTCCAGCTCAGGAGGTGTCCATGGTCTGGCCTTCTGTGGGGAGAAGGAAGGCCACATGATCAGTGTGGCCCAGGTGGCAGGGCCTCAGCCTTCTAAGCCgagctccctcttcctccctctgacGTTGGCACTGGCAGTGCAGGTGGGGCAGAGGGGGGCGCGGCTTGGGGACCTGAATGGGATGAATGGGCTGAGGGGGATGTCATGTCTTCCATCCTCCTTCATCCActgcctctcccttcccctcctccccccctcccctccgTCCATCTGCCTCCCATCCCAGCTAGGACCCATCACCTGGGTAGAAAAGGGGCCTCTGGAAAGGGGGCGGGGCCTTGA from Pan paniscus chromosome 20, NHGRI_mPanPan1-v2.0_pri, whole genome shotgun sequence encodes the following:
- the LOC117976966 gene encoding choriogonadotropin subunit beta variant 2, with translation MGRPGLGAAVSYPGEAVSLSQGLLLLLLLSMGGTWASKEPLRPRCRPINATLAVEKEGCPVCITVTTTICAGYCPTMTRVLQGVLPALPQVVCNYRDVRFESIRLPGCLRGVNPVVSYAVALSCQCALCRRSTTDCGGPKDHPLTCDDPRFQASSSSKAPPPSLPSPSRLPGPSDTPILPQ